Proteins encoded together in one Gouania willdenowi unplaced genomic scaffold, fGouWil2.1 scaffold_85_arrow_ctg1, whole genome shotgun sequence window:
- the LOC114460900 gene encoding transmembrane protein 238-like, producing MALCDGLSHCKVALVFAVFMDLLGGASLVVGVFARLEVKGQDYGDMLVYTGALLVVASLAGWVLWYSGNMEGLTSRKEVGHISSAVDRLARNLSRKIRSHRGPV from the exons ATGGCGCTCTGTGATGGTCTGTCCCACTGTAAGGTGGCGCTGGTGTTTGCTGTGTTCATGGACCTACTGGGCGGGGCCAGTCTGGTGGTGGGCGTGTTCGCCCGGCTAGAGGTCAAGGGTCAGGACTACGGAGACATGCTGGTgtacacag GTGCTCTGCTGGTGGTGGCGTCCCTGGCGGGCTGGGTTCTCTGGTACAGTGGGAACATGGAGGGTTTGACGTCCAGGAAGGAGGTGGGACACATCAGCAGCGCTGTGGACAGACTGGCCAGAAACCTGAGCCGCAAGATACGCTCACACAGAGGACCAGTGtga